Proteins encoded within one genomic window of Triticum aestivum cultivar Chinese Spring chromosome 2D, IWGSC CS RefSeq v2.1, whole genome shotgun sequence:
- the LOC123048343 gene encoding putative methyltransferase DDB_G0268948, which translates to MANLFLKQAKHYAAARPDYPAELFQFIASKTARHDLAWDVGTGSGQAAVSLAKLYKNVVGTDTSAQQLAYAPALPNVRYAHTPADLPLEGIHAAVAPPGSVDVVTVAQAFHWLDLPRFYAQVRSLLRAHGVLAAWCYTEPRVGAAVDAVFWRLYDGSQPHWAPNRKMVDDEYRSADFPFDPVDGETHTGPFEFSTDRRMDLDDYFTYIKSWSAYQTAKDNGVELLDDATVQDFADAWGGDREEVKTVRYPIFLRIGKVRP; encoded by the exons ATGGCGAACCTGTTCCTGAAGCAGGCGAAGCACtacgcggcggcgcggccggactaCCCGGCGGAGCTCTTCCAGTTCATCGCGTCCAAGACGGCGCGCCATGACCTCGCGTGGGACGTCGGCACCGGCAGCGGCCAGGCCGCAGTCTCG CTGGCGAAGCTGTACAAGAACGTGGTGGGCACGGACACGAGCGCGCAGCAGCTGGCGTACGCGCCGGCCCTCCCCAACGTGCGCTACGCCCACACCCCGGCGGACCTGCCCCTCGAAGGCATCCACGCGGCCGTCGCCCCGCCGGGCTCCGTCGACGTGGTCACCGTGGCGCAGGCCTTCCACTGGCTCGACCTGCCGCGCTTCTACGCGCAGGTCCGCTCCCTCCTGCGCGCGCACGGCGTCCTCGCCGCATGGTGCTACACAGAGCCCCGCGTGGGCGCCGCGGTCGACGCCGTCTTCTGGCGCCTCTACGACGGCTCGCAGCCGCACTGGGCGCCCAACCGGAAGATggtcgacgacgagtaccgcagcGCCGACTTCCCCTTCGACCCCGTCGACGGCGAGACCCACACGGGCCCCTTCGAGTTCTCCACCGACCGCCGCATGGACCTCGACGACTACTTCACCTACATCAAGTCCTGGTCCGCGTACCAGACCGCCAAGGACAATGGCGTCGAGCTGCTCGACGACGCCACGGTCCAGGACTTCGCCGACGCGTGGGGCGGCGACCGCGAGGAGGTCAAGACGGTGAGGTACCCCATCTTCCTCAGGATCGGCAAGGTGAGGCCTTGA